Proteins from one Falco naumanni isolate bFalNau1 chromosome 2, bFalNau1.pat, whole genome shotgun sequence genomic window:
- the MAB21L1 gene encoding putative nucleotidyltransferase MAB21L1 — MIAAQAKLVYHLNKYYNEKCQARKAAIAKTIREVCKVVSDVLKEVEVQEPRFISSLNEMDNRYEGLEVISPTEFEVVLYLNQMGVFNFVDDGSLPGCAVLKLSDGRKRSMSLWVEFITASGYLSARKIRSRFQTLVAQAVDKCSYRDVVKMVADTSEVKLRIRDRYVVQITPAFKCTGIWPRSAAHWPLPHIPWPGPNRVAEVKAEGFNLLSKECHSLAGKQSSAESDAWVLQFAEAENRLQMGGCRKKCLSILKTLRDRHLELPGQPLNNYHMKTLVSYECEKHPRESDWDESCLGDRLNGILLQLISCLQCRRCPHYFLPNLDLFQGKPHSALENAAKQTWRLAREILTNPKSLEKL, encoded by the coding sequence ATGATCGCGGCCCAGGCCAAGCTGGTGTATCATTTGAATAAATACTACAACGAGAAATGCCAAGCCAGGAAAGCTGCCATCGCCAAAACAATCCGAGAAGTCTGCAAAGTGGTGTCGGACGTGCTGAAGGAGGTGGAGGTGCAGGAGCCTCGCTTCATCAGTTCCTTGAACGAGATGGACAATCGCTACGAGGGGTTGGAAGTCATCTCCCCCACGGAGTTTGAAGTCGTGCTGTACCTGAACCAAATGGGGGTTTTCAACTTCGTGGACGACGGCTCCTTGCCGGGCTGCGCGGTGTTAAAGTTAAGCGACGGGCGCAAGAGGAGTATGTCCCTCTGGGTGGAGTTCATCACGGCGTCTGGCTACCTCTCCGCTCGCAAAATCCGGTCCAGATTTCAGACTCTGGTGGCTCAAGCCGTGGATAAGTGCAGTTACAGAGACGTGGTAAAGATGGTGGCGGACACCAGCGAGGTGAAGCTGAGAATCAGGGATAGGTACGTCGTGCAGATCACTCCGGCGTTCAAATGCACGGGGATCTGGCCGCGGAGTGCTGCCCACTGGCCGCTTCCCCACATCCCCTGGCCGGGACCCAACAGGGTGGCGGAGGTCAAGGCGGAAGGCTTCAACCTCTTATCCAAGGAGTGCCACTCTCTGGCCGGCAAGCAGAGCTCGGCCGAGAGCGATGCCTGGGTGCTGCAGTTCGCGGAAGCCGAGAACAGACTGCAGATGGGCGGCTGCAGGAAGAAATGTCTCTCTATCCTCAAAACCTTACGGGACCGTCACCTGGAGCTGCCGGGCCAGCCCCTGAATAATTATCACATGAAGACTCTGGTTTCCTACGAATGCGAAAAGCATCCCCGCGAATCGGACTGGGACGAGTCGTGCCTGGGGGACCGGCTCAACGGGATTTTACTGCAGCTCATCTCCTGCCTCCAGTGCAGGAGGTGCCCGCATTACTTCTTGCCCAACTTAGACCTCTTTCAGGGCAAACCTCACTCGGCCCTGGAAAACGCGGCCAAACAAACGTGGCGACTGGCTAGGGAAATACTTACCAACCCCAAAAGTTTGGAGAAACTTTAA